The Fragaria vesca subsp. vesca linkage group LG2, FraVesHawaii_1.0, whole genome shotgun sequence genome includes a window with the following:
- the LOC101312698 gene encoding protein FAR1-RELATED SEQUENCE 5-like: protein MADNDDDKVIQIEDDDEDSRISDLDGHPMVVNRQDNTEENLYGVIVNSEEEAYDLYFEYGVRIGFSIWIDQKRKINNVVRQVNYCCSKEGFKLDSDPSEENQTYRLDTRTGCPTKIRFGLQDNNLWKVTFFVSEHNHRLATPEERQFLRCNRKVAEAHKGVIRSMKSAGMSTVNTYSYLSEEVGGPQNVGFTKIDCYNFVSRERMIMLKAGDAQSLINLFKEKQIEDPMFFYTVQVDQENRMTNFFWRDGKSKTDFECFGDVVVFDTTYRTNKYNMICAPFVGVNHHWKNVLFGCAFLLDETTDSFIWLFETFLQAMEGKKPKTIFTDRCQAMANAIEKVFPDSRHRLCLWHISKNAVQNLNCIHNPEFSELFKKFLFGRVTEYEFESTWTEITEKFDLTEKESTWLQTLYDIREKWCALFSKDTFSADILSTQRSESTDNVFTNMSTKTMSLTEFVDQYDKQAEQMRSSELEETFRCNNGIPSRAAKSSGIKKQAGMVYTRKIYNLFEFEFIASLAVKMEEVGNDGTLQKFELNEEGHKRVYIVQFNSSNMTICCICQMYESKGWLCRHALRVLNVKNVTQIPAQYILKRCTKDAKKGVEENNVELQVKEKSTVTLRRNSLMRKAYGIISKGVQKLIEA from the coding sequence TAATTCAAATAGAAGATGATGATGAAGATAGCAGGATATCTGATTTGGATGGACATCCTATGGTTGTGAACCGTCAAGATAACACTGAAGAAAACTTGTATGGAGTAATTGTGAATAGTGAGGAGGAAGCATACGATCTCTATTTCGAGTATGGTGTTAGAATAGGGTTCAGTATTTGGATTGACCAGAAGAGGAAAATCAACAATGTTGTGAGGCAAGTGAATTATTGTTGTTCAAAAGAAGGTTTTAAGCTAGACAGTGATCCTTCAGAAGAGAACCAGACTTACAGGCTTGACACCAGAACCGGTTGCCCAACAAAAATTCGATTTGGATTGCAAGATAATAATTTATGGAAAGTGACTTTCTTTGTTTCTGAACACAACCATAGGCTTGCAACACCAGAAGAGAGACAATTTTTGCGCTGTAATCGAAAAGTTGCAGAAGCTCATAAAGGGGTGATTAGATCAATGAAAAGCGCAGGCATGAGTACTGTTAATACATATTCATATTTATCAGAAGAAGTTGGGGGACCTCAAAACGTTGGATTTACAAAGATCGACTGCTATAATTTTGTAAGCAGGGAGAGAATGATCATGCTTAAAGCAGGGGATGCTCAAAGCTTGATAAATTTATTCAAGGAAAAGCAAATTGAAGATCCAATGTTTTTCTACACCGTGCAAGTGGATCAAGAAAATCGGATGACAAACTTTTTCTGGAGAGATGGAAAGTCGAAAACCGACTTTGAATGCTTTGGCGACGTAGTAGTATTTGATACTACTTACAGAACCAATAAATATAACATGATTTGTGCTCCTTTCGTTGGCGTTAACCACCATTGGAAGAATGTGTTGTTTGGGTGTGCGTTTTTGCTAGATGAAACGACTGATTCATTTATCTGGTTATTTGAGACATTCTTGCAAGCGATGGAAGGTAAAAAGCCGAAGACTATATTCACTGATCGATGTCAAGCAATGGCAAATGCCATCGAGAAGGTTTTTCCAGATTCACGTCATCGGTTATGCTTGTGGCACATATCAAAGAATGCGGTACAGAACTTAAATTGCATTCATAATCCTGAATTTAGTGAGCTTTTCAAGAAGTTTCTTTTCGGACGTGTGACAGAATATGAATTTGAGTCTACTTGGACTGAAATAACAGAGAAGTTTGACCTTACAGAGAAAGAGAGCACATGGCTCCAGACACTCTATGATATTCGTGAAAAATGGTGTGCGCTATTTAGCAAGGATACATTTTCTGCCGATATACTATCTACACAGAGAAGTGAGAGCACAGACAATGTGTTTACGAACATGTCTACTAAGACAATGAGTCTTACTGAATTTGTGGATCAATATGACAAACAGGCAGAACAAATGCGTTCAAGTGAATTGGAAGAGACTTTTCGATGCAATAATGGAATACCTTCGAGGGCTGCAAAAAGTAGTGGAATTAAGAAGCAAGCTGGTATGGTCTACACCCGAAAAATTTACAATTTATTTGAGTTTGAATTTATTGCTAGCTTAGCAGTGAAGATGGAGGAAGTTGGAAATGATGGAACACTGCAAAAATTTGAACTTAATGAGGAGGGCCATAAAAGAGTGTACATTGTCCAATTCAATTCTTCGAATATGACCATATGTTGTATTTGTCAGATGTATGAATCTAAGGGTTGGTTATGTCGTCATGCTTTGAGGGTGCTAAATGTGAAAAATGTTACTCAAATTCCAGCACAGTATATTCTGAAGAGATGCACAAAAGATGCAAAGAAAGGAGTAGAGGAAAACAATGTAGAACTACAGGTCAAGGAGAAATCCACTGTGACATTGCGCAGGAATTCTTTGATGCGAAAAGCTTATGGTATAATTAGTAAGGGAGTGCAAAAGCTGATAGAAGCATAA